In the Vicia villosa cultivar HV-30 ecotype Madison, WI unplaced genomic scaffold, Vvil1.0 ctg.000011F_1_1, whole genome shotgun sequence genome, aagcATGGTAGGTGTTATTGTTCTTCCATAGCAACGAACTCGTCCAGATTTTTCTTTCCCAAACAAGGAGTTAAATGTCTCAGATTCAGTTGAATTCTGAactgattcttgaagcttagactaattaaaaaatattcacattagaaaatattcacattataaaaataaatgattaaaggCAAATGTTGATTAAAGGCATAATCTGCCTGGCTTACAATTACACTTGAAGTTTCCTCATCCGGCTGTTTTCCTTTTCGACTTTGTCGAGTCTCAATGAACATCTCTGCCTGGCTAACTTCCTTTCCGTCCTCTTTCTTAGCACGCTACATTGGTTGATAATAAACACATCAAAATATGAATCACTCAACCAATACATAATTGTAAATTGAAGGATGTATGAACACCCTACCAGTTTTGCACGAATCCTCGCAAAGTTTGTTGGGCCCATCCGATGCATATACTTTTGCTTAGCTCTGTTCACAGCATTGATTTTGCTAATTTTCTACATTCAGAAACAGCAAAATTAGGGACAGCAAATGTTAAATTACAGAATTAAATATTAGGGACAACATTGATCAATTGCTAATTGTTATCTTACTTGGATGTTATTGTTCTTCCAATAGGATATCAATTGCTTGAAATGAACTTCAGGTACGGTCTGGGGACGATGCTTCAATCTTTCACTCATAGTAGTGTACTTTAAAAAACAACTCTTTTTGAGATCTTTCTTGAAACGCCTCCAAGCATCATTAATGCGAGAGAAAACCGCTCTACGTCCATTTTCAGGGATAATGAATTTATCCTACAACAAAAAAGGAAATTAGTGACAAGTAAATAAGGAACACAACTTATGTTTAGATTCACACAGTGACAAATTCCCACTTACAGTGACAAATTCCCATATACGGTCCTTGTTTGCtttcttcaaagctttgaagttaGTAAAAACTAAGGGACACAAGTCTGAATTCCTTGCGACAGTGCCAAGGAAACAACTCAAATCTGTCACGGTTCGATCATTGGGTCCAATAGGTTCTCCATCATCGTCTAAGACCACCTCTTCACGATCCGCACTCTTTCTAGCATGGATTTTCAAACATTTAGTTGGTCCACGTGTCCTTTTCTTACTTGCCCCTGTGTTAGATAAAATATAATTAGCATGGGATATAAATTTGAATGAAACAATAATAAAGAATAATGCATGACACGAAGCTTAGTACGTACCTTCAGTTTGTTTACTTCCATTTTGCTGAGTGTTTTCCTCTTCACCCATCATATTTTCTTCTTCCTCAAGATTCtcacattcatcttcttcactattTTCCCCAttttctttgaggaattcttcaatGGATGTCGATTTACACATTGGGCTTCGTTTTGTCTTCTTCACGGTTTGTCCTTGCCCTTTCCCGGAATTTCCATCGACTTCTATCATTGCCCTTTTCATACGATTCTGGTTTGACCTTGAATCAGCAGTGTCAGCCACCCGTTTCTCCTTAGGTTGCTGCTTTGCACTTGAAGTATTCTGCTTTGCACTTGAAGGAAGTTGCTGAGACGCAATTGAAGGACGTTTCTGATTCGCACTCGAAGCTTGTTGCTTAGCACTTGAAACTTGTTGCTTAGCGCTTGAAACTTGTTGTTTAGCACTTGAAACTTGTTGCTGCTTTGCACTTCCTTGTTGCTGCTTTGCACTTGCACTTGAAGGATTCTGCTTATCATTTCCTTGTTGCTGCCTGGTCCTTGAATCAACAATTTCAGGCCCTGTTTTTTTAGCAAGTTGCTGCCTGGTCCTTGAAGCAATTTCAGGCCCTGTTTTGGGATTCACTTGCTGCATGGTCCTTGAATCAGTACATTCAGCCCCTACTTTTCTGGGAGTTGTCTGCCTTATCCTCATTTTGGTTGGATAAAACACATCGGCCGAACTATCAATCTTTGAAGCAGCAGTTTCAAACTTAGATAAGTTGAATAGTTCCCTAGATGCAGGCACAAAAGGAGGTCGGATGCCCACTTTACTAGTTCCTTCACGGTTATTATTATTTACCATCTCGCATTTGATATCATACTTCTTAGCCAATTCAGCACTGGATCTAAATAGAGGCAACCGAAAATTGGCGGTAACTTGTTCACCCTTTTTTGCGGCAGCCGTCTTCTTTTGCaagtttgaaaccttcttcattttctgttaacatggaaaatattaaaagaagttACATCAGGAAAAAGAAATTCTAATCAGTCACAAATCAGAATGGAAATTCTAATGATATCAAACGGTTAACAATAACTCACAAATTATTGGACATGAAATTCTAATGATATCAGAATGGAAAATAAAAACCAGTTACATCAGGAAAAAGAAATTCTAATCAGTCACAAATAAAAACCAGTCACAAATAATTCACTAATTTGCAATATCCAATCAGTTACATCAGAAATTCTAATGATATTGTCATTCTCCTAATGAAAACAGCTCATAAAACCAATACATGAAAAGttcaaatggaaaataaaaaagaaatgtatTACACCAGAAATGAAATAGATTGACATTAGTCCATGAAATCAAATAGGGTATCATCATAATCAAAATCCTCTCCAT is a window encoding:
- the LOC131621771 gene encoding uncharacterized protein LOC131621771; translated protein: MQQVNPKTGPEIASRTRQQLAKKTGPEIVDSRTRQQQGNDKQNPSSASAKQQQGSAKQQQVSSAKQQVSSAKQQVSSAKQQASSANQKRPSIASQQLPSSAKQNTSSAKQQPKEKRVADTADSRSNQNRMKRAMIEVDGNSGKGQGQTVKKTKRSPMCKSTSIEEFLKENGENSEEDECENLEEEENMMGEEENTQQNGSKQTEGASKKRTRGPTKCLKIHARKSADREEVVLDDDGEPIGPNDRTVTDLSCFLGTVARNSDLCPLVFTNFKALKKANKDRIWEFVTDKFIIPENGRRAVFSRINDAWRRFKKDLKKSCFLKYTTMSERLKHRPQTVPEVHFKQLISYWKNNNIQKISKINAVNRAKQKYMHRMGPTNFARIRAKLRAKKEDGKEVSQAEMFIETRQSRKGKQPDEETSSVISKLQESVQNSTESETFNSLFGKEKSGRVRCYGRTITPTMLKRKEEILVIKRQHNDEVAGMKREMDGMKALFKTMMKQQNPQMSDDEISNLMASAMGCSISSTAAPADPHSSASTHIPHCEQGGEEADCDEDMEEACDDHEDVEGGYAEDVEEGGCSEDVEEEQGEDQEE